In Amphiura filiformis chromosome 1, Afil_fr2py, whole genome shotgun sequence, the following are encoded in one genomic region:
- the LOC140153100 gene encoding sterile alpha motif domain-containing protein 15-like, translated as MADEPACLSWSCEQVANWVAQLGFPQYKECFTRNLIDGRKLILIDASHLPQLGITDFKHIQFISQCVRQMLEIEDPDWSRSISLPHREPLGMYLERKSITGYKADNLTFNKYQKEVRRDELAFHAGAKLVIPK; from the exons atggcCGATGAACCTGCTTGTTTGAGTTGGTCTTGTGAACAAGTCGCTAACTGGGTCGCTCAGCTAGGTTTTCCACAATATAAG GAGTGTTTTACAAGAAATTTAATAGATGGTAGAAAGCTGATATTAATAGATGCATCTCATTTACCTCAGCTTGGAATCACAGATTTCAAACATATTCAG tTCATATCACAATGCGTTCGGCAGATGTTAGAAATTGAAGATCCTGACTGGAGTCGTAGCATCTCATTACCGCACAGGGAGCCGCTGGGGATGTATCTGGAAAGGAAAAGCATCACTGGATACAAAGCAGACAATCTCACATTTAATAAGTACCAGAAAGAAGTTAGGAGAGATGAGTTGGCATTCCATGCTGGAGCTAAACTGGTTATACCAAAATAA
- the LOC140166926 gene encoding ceramide glucosyltransferase-like, with product MMISGLYPDPYPCNYTTFSSKKMHDILDWDIGIPSSEIVFSLCVIAFALEIMLLLFHFIGIIYAKYVLYQKPSVNMSREELPGVSILKPLVGVDPHLQDNLETYFNINYPKYELLLCVQLEGDPCLQVVELLMTKYPDIDAQLFIGGNKIGENPKMNNIMPGYKASKYEIVLISDSGIQAYSDILIDMVARMGPKVGLVQGLPFCTDRKGFPAVLEKVYFGGALARVYISLSVLGINCVSGMSNLIRKCVLEEAGGLVEFAKYISEDFYMGEACVKSGYSMSLSYFPAMQNAGNPSLQSFRSRMVRWTTVRLATSPATLIFEPLSECLPLGFFVSWAGWYLFNVDPRLFFVCHILQWFFLDYLQLMALQREPVTFSKFDYALAWTFREIMFIFYFLEGVFSKSVTWRTGSYRIKYGGYLEEIH from the exons ATGATGATATCGGGATTATACCCGGATCCGTATCCCTGTAATTATACAACTTTTAGCAGCAAGAAGATGCATGATATATTAGACTGGGATATTGGAATACCATCAAGTGAAATTGTATTTTCACTATGTGTAATTGCATTTGCATTGGAAATTATGTTACTTCTATTTCATTTTATTGGAATTATTTATGC CAAGTATGTCTTATATCAAAAGCCAAGTGTGAATATGTCAAGAGAAGAGCTACCTGGTGTTTCTATTTTAAAACCTCTTGTTGGTGTTGATCCACATTTACAAGacaatttggaaacatattttaatattaattaccCTAAG TACGAATTATTACTATGTGTTCAATTAGAAGGAGACCCATGCCTTCAAGTAGTAGAATTACTCATGACAAAATACCCAGATATAGACGCACAGTTATTCATAG GAGGAAATAAAATAGGTGAAAATCCCAAAATGAACAACATAATGCCTGGTTACAAGGCTAGCAAATATGAAATCGTACTAATTAGCGATAGTGGCATACAAG CATATTCAGATATTTTAATAGACATGGTAGCACGGATGGGTCCGAAAGTAGGGCTGGTACAAGGTCTTCCTTTTTGTACAGATAGAAAGGGATTCCCAGCCGTATTAGAGAAG GTTTATTTTGGTGGTGCTCTCGCACGGGTGTATATCAGTCTGAGCGTCCTAGGAATCAACTGTGTATCTGGAATGTCCAATTTAATCAGAAAATGCGTCTTAGAAGAGGCTGGTGGTCTGGTTGAATTTGCCAAGTACATATCTGAAGATTTTTACATGGGTGAAGCTTGTGTAAAAAG TGGTTATAGTATGAGCCTGAGCTATTTTCCAGCAATGCAGAATGCAGGTAATCCGTCACTACAATCTTTCAGGAGCAGAATGGTTAG GTGGACAACCGTTCGTTTAGCTACAAGCCCTGCAACTTTAATCTTTGAACCTTTATCAGAATGTTTACCTCTCGGTTTCTTTGTGTCGTGGGCTGGATGGTATCTGTTCAACGTAGACCCCAGATTATTCTTCGTGTGTCATATATTACAATGGTTTTTTCTAGACTATCTTCAACTCATGGCGTTACAG AGGGAGCCCGTCACATTTTCCAAGTTTGACTATGCATTGGCCTGGACATTCCGTGAAATCATGTTCATATTTTACTTTCTTGAAGGAGTTTTCTCAAAATCTGTGACATGGAGAACTGGGTCCTACCGAATCAAATATGGTGGATATTTAGAAGAAATACACTGA